Proteins encoded together in one Pontiella desulfatans window:
- a CDS encoding sulfatase family protein — translation MARHKGTARRGFIVAAFAISACASVLAELSDEANKPLPPNILLAISDDQSWPHASAYGCKFVNTPAFDRVANEGVLFHNAFAPAPQCSPTRASILTGRNPWKNGDAAVHGTSIPTDIPLYTDLLEKVGYHVGMTGKGWAPGLFEGDNPAGKDYTLRKGKGKGNYTGAFQSFLKERKSGQPFCFWYGAREPHRGYKVGSGLKAGKTLESVAVPKFLADDVSVRSDMLDYALEIERFDAHLGRMLEILEESGELDNTLVVVTSDNGMPWSRAKANIYEYGVHMPLAIRWGTPVPPKRNVDDLVSLIDLAPTFLQASGQPVPKGVSGRSLLEILKSGKSGRVDASRDCVVVGQERHTPYVRENDVGYPGRAIRTDRYLFIRNLKPGRWPEGDTFYGAGGSTSRTLYIYQCENPAIQPYLRLAWAKRPAEELYDIKADPDCINNLAGNPEHAQEQNRLRDRLNKILAEQKDPRIAGDDRYDEQPYFKGDFWKEKRLAYLQEAEKVHQAMETAGWKHGRIASPLTKPKTDN, via the coding sequence TTGGCCAGACATAAAGGTACAGCACGAAGAGGTTTTATCGTTGCGGCTTTTGCGATATCTGCCTGCGCGAGCGTTCTGGCGGAATTGTCGGATGAAGCAAACAAACCGTTACCGCCCAACATCCTGCTGGCAATTTCCGATGACCAGTCCTGGCCGCATGCCAGCGCCTACGGCTGCAAGTTTGTCAATACGCCTGCGTTTGACCGCGTCGCAAACGAAGGCGTTCTTTTTCACAATGCTTTCGCGCCCGCTCCGCAGTGCAGTCCAACGCGGGCATCCATTTTGACAGGACGCAATCCTTGGAAAAATGGCGATGCCGCGGTACACGGGACATCAATACCCACCGATATTCCGCTCTATACCGATTTGCTGGAAAAAGTGGGCTACCATGTCGGCATGACGGGAAAAGGGTGGGCGCCCGGACTGTTCGAAGGCGACAACCCCGCCGGAAAGGACTATACCCTTCGCAAGGGCAAGGGCAAGGGCAACTACACCGGTGCATTCCAGTCCTTTCTCAAGGAGCGCAAATCCGGCCAGCCCTTCTGCTTCTGGTACGGGGCAAGGGAGCCCCACCGGGGATACAAGGTGGGTTCGGGGCTCAAGGCCGGCAAAACGCTTGAATCGGTTGCGGTTCCAAAATTCCTTGCCGATGACGTGAGCGTGCGCAGCGACATGCTTGACTATGCCCTTGAGATAGAACGATTCGACGCTCATCTGGGACGGATGCTTGAAATTCTTGAAGAGAGCGGCGAACTGGACAACACCCTGGTTGTTGTCACCTCAGACAATGGCATGCCATGGAGCCGCGCCAAAGCCAATATCTATGAGTACGGCGTGCATATGCCCTTGGCGATCCGCTGGGGAACCCCGGTTCCGCCAAAACGCAACGTAGACGACCTGGTCAGCCTGATCGATCTGGCCCCGACGTTTCTCCAGGCTTCCGGGCAGCCCGTTCCAAAAGGCGTTTCGGGCAGAAGCCTGCTGGAAATATTGAAGTCAGGAAAGTCCGGCCGGGTCGATGCGAGTCGCGATTGCGTTGTTGTCGGCCAGGAACGCCACACCCCCTATGTTCGTGAAAACGATGTAGGCTATCCCGGCCGCGCAATCCGCACGGATCGTTATCTGTTCATTCGGAACCTGAAACCCGGCCGGTGGCCGGAGGGGGATACGTTTTATGGTGCGGGGGGATCCACTTCGCGGACGCTCTATATCTATCAATGCGAGAATCCTGCTATTCAACCCTATCTCCGGTTGGCCTGGGCAAAACGCCCCGCCGAGGAATTGTACGACATTAAGGCGGATCCAGATTGCATCAACAATCTGGCCGGCAACCCCGAACATGCCCAAGAGCAGAACAGGCTCAGGGACAGGCTGAATAAAATACTCGCCGAGCAGAAAGATCCGAGAATTGCCGGCGACGATCGCTACGACGAGCAGCCATACTTCAAGGGCGACTTTTGGAAAGAAAAGCGGCTTGCCTACCTACAGGAAGCAGAGAAGGTTCATCAGGCGATGGAGACCGCCGGCTGGAAGCATGGCCGTATAGCAAGCCCGTTGACAAAACCCAAAACAGACAACTGA
- a CDS encoding sulfatase family protein: MKIGLLALLTVVAVAHAERPNIVLVMADDQGWGDVGYNGHPFVQTPELDAMAADGFVFDRFYAAAPICSPTRASIMTGRTPIRSKVTSHGRYMRPQERTIAETLKAAGYATGIFGKVHLGSGQPGSPCNPSGMGFDEWAVGLNFFDNNPYLSHNGKVERRKGKGSAILIDDTIAFLEKHKDGEKPVFAVAWFPSPHSPHEEVPSGPALYKGKGKMVAYYREITLLDQQFGRLRRALRELEMEQNTILWYCSDNGGLNEETSGGRARKASIYEGGLRIPGIVEWPAKKLKGRSAVPVNTFDMLPTLLSMAGVETDFPHPLDGVDMSGVFDGTTAQRPRPMGFWGGFQSGQSTKSDAILKAIMEKQQAGEPTPHDPLRMKKDVDDFPQFPEDSATGHAAWNDWPWKLHRINKKQDEVFELYNLANDAMETTNLASNPEHKERVERMKKELDMWMRSVVRSINGADYSEE; the protein is encoded by the coding sequence ATGAAGATTGGTTTGCTGGCCCTGTTGACTGTAGTGGCCGTTGCACATGCGGAACGGCCGAATATTGTTTTGGTCATGGCGGACGACCAGGGTTGGGGCGATGTTGGCTACAACGGGCATCCGTTTGTGCAGACCCCGGAACTGGATGCCATGGCGGCGGACGGTTTTGTTTTTGATCGCTTCTATGCCGCAGCCCCGATCTGTTCGCCGACCCGCGCGAGCATCATGACCGGGCGCACGCCGATTCGTTCCAAGGTAACCAGCCATGGCCGCTACATGCGCCCGCAGGAACGGACGATTGCCGAAACGCTGAAAGCCGCTGGTTATGCGACCGGCATCTTCGGCAAGGTGCATCTGGGTTCGGGACAACCCGGCTCGCCATGCAACCCGTCCGGAATGGGTTTTGATGAATGGGCGGTCGGCCTCAACTTTTTCGACAACAACCCCTACCTCAGCCACAACGGGAAGGTGGAACGCCGAAAGGGCAAGGGTTCCGCAATCTTGATCGACGACACCATCGCATTTCTGGAAAAACACAAGGATGGCGAAAAACCGGTCTTCGCGGTAGCGTGGTTTCCCTCGCCCCACTCCCCCCACGAGGAAGTGCCCTCCGGCCCCGCACTTTACAAGGGCAAAGGAAAGATGGTGGCCTACTACCGGGAGATCACCCTGCTGGACCAACAGTTCGGCCGCCTGCGCCGTGCGCTTCGGGAACTTGAAATGGAGCAAAACACCATTCTTTGGTATTGCAGCGACAATGGTGGACTGAACGAAGAGACGTCCGGCGGACGCGCCAGGAAGGCCAGCATCTACGAAGGCGGACTGCGTATCCCCGGAATCGTCGAATGGCCGGCGAAAAAACTAAAGGGACGCTCGGCGGTTCCGGTCAACACCTTCGACATGCTTCCCACCCTGCTTTCCATGGCAGGCGTCGAAACGGACTTCCCCCACCCGCTCGACGGGGTCGACATGAGCGGCGTGTTCGACGGAACCACCGCACAACGCCCCCGCCCCATGGGTTTTTGGGGTGGATTCCAGTCTGGGCAGTCCACCAAAAGCGATGCGATCCTGAAGGCGATCATGGAAAAGCAACAGGCGGGCGAACCCACGCCCCACGATCCCCTCCGCATGAAAAAGGATGTCGATGATTTTCCGCAGTTCCCGGAAGACTCGGCAACCGGGCACGCCGCTTGGAACGACTGGCCGTGGAAACTGCACCGGATCAACAAAAAGCAAGACGAAGTTTTCGAACTGTACAACCTGGCCAACGATGCGATGGAAACCACAAATCTCGCCTCCAACCCTGAACACAAGGAACGTGTTGAACGCATGAAGAAGGAACTGGATATGTGGATGCGTTCAGTGGTGCGCAGCATCAACGGAGCGGATTATTCCGAGGAGTAG